The Rhododendron vialii isolate Sample 1 chromosome 5a, ASM3025357v1 genome contains a region encoding:
- the LOC131327811 gene encoding protein FAR1-RELATED SEQUENCE 5-like: MDDLREGADNIPPLTEQQPRMQCLDDINVFSPLVSIPCESSANSSQILYTPQVKIDLIPKINQEFDNLDDVWKFYNNYGKEGGFGTRVSSSKRNRDYEVIRKEYVCCKEGVKRVQKTSEPVTRRRGDSRENCGAKLSVVRNQSSGKFVISQFVEGHNHHLASPRRTHLFRSHRKVSAAKKALIEQLSAANVRTCQQMSIFELQSGGLQNVGFLQEDLDNFKRDMRKMLAGQDANMLYEHFQIEQQKNAGFMYTIEKDDEGRMTHCFWADATSRKSYQYFGDVVVFDTTYNTNRYAMIFAPILGVNRHGQTTLFGCGFLSDETSDSFEWLFKEFLKAMPGGPPKMIITDQDPAMTKAFANVLPNTHHRYCIWHIVSKFSEKISALSYKEHYDEFKNCIWNSETPKEFEAKWMDVVHKANLSNNEWLKGLYQIRERWIPAYMKHMFSAHMTSSQRAEISHAFFKRYVSENNSLWDFVTWFDRALSKLRHNELDMDHKDLNEKPPLKTVAPMELTMSELYTQTIFYKFQDELHQILAYVITMTHEDERRYLYNVERVKVSGSRVRQILVEKSSKYASCSCKMFESDGIPCRHLLAFFSRMQIIDLPNEYILRRWTKSAKAMRVVDDLGGSVKEICDTSLSERRNNLFQLASNVIDDAVLTEDGTQILEEALCSVQKKLCSMNLGSEDGKASAIQVSISHEQSFKEPLKVRAKGCGKRLKGGKEKAVKKSRRCNGCGLTGQSHDKRNCPKLQNISSQDVRLNDDDDDDDDDDMDFVDDCKMIELNLLECNLGETWERHVFWGRLEFAGILSSLGTFVI; this comes from the exons ATGGACGACCTACGAGAAGGAGCCGACAATATTCCACCACTGACTGAGCAAcaaccaag AATgcagtgtttggatgatataaACGTATTCTCACCGTTAGTATCGATCCCGTGTGAATCATCTGCTAATTCTTCTCAAATACTTTACACTCCTCAAGTTAAGATTGACCTAATACCGAAAATCAACCAAGAGTTTGACAATTTAGATGATGTTTGGAAATTTTACAACAATTATGGTAAAGAAGGTGGATTTGGTACGCGAGTGAGTTCTAGCAAGAGGAATAGGGATTATGAAGTCATTAGGAAGGAGTACGTTTGTTGCAAAGAAGGGGTGAAGAGGGTCCAAAAAACTAGTGAACCCGTTACACGGCGTCGGGGGGACAGTAGAGAGAATTGTGGGGCAAAATTGTCTGTTGTGAGAAACCAGTCAAGTGGAAAATTTGTTATCTCCCAATTTGTCGAGGGTCATAACCACCATCTTGCGTCTCCAAGGAGGACACATTTATTTCGATCTCATCGTAAAGTGTCAGCTGCCAAAAAGGCTTTAATAGAACAACTATCAGCTGCAAATGTGCGAACCTGCCAACAAATGAGTATTTTTGAGTTACAATCCGGAGGTCTacaaaatgttggatttttaCAAGAAGatcttgataattttaaaagggaTATGAGGAAAATGTTAGCCGGACAAGACGCCAATATGTTGTATGAGCATTTCCAaattgaacaacaaaagaatGCAGGTTTTATGTATACAATAGAGAAAGATGATGAGGGGAGGATGACTCATTGTTTTTGGGCGGATGCCACCTCTAGAAAATCGTACCAATATTTTGGCGATGTTGTGGTGTTTGATACAACGTACAACACAAACCGTTATGCCATGATCTTTGCACCTATATTAGGGGTTAATCGCCACGGGCAGACTACTCTTTTTGGGTGTGGATTCTTAAGTGATGAAACTAGTGATTCTTTTGAGTGGCTTTTCAAGGAATTTTTGAAAGCAATGCCAGGAGGCCCGcccaaaatgatcataactgatCAGGATCCGGCAATGACTAAAGCATTTGCTAATGTTCTTCCAAATACGCATCATAGGTATTGCATTTGGCACATTGTGAgtaaattttctgaaaaaataagtgcCTTATCCTATAAAGAACATTATGATGAGTTCAAAAATTGTATATGGAATTCCGAGACTCCTAAAGAGTTCGAAGCTAAATGGATGGATGTTGTACATAAAGCTAACTTATCCAATAATGAATGGTTGAAAGGGCTGTACCAAATCCGTGAGAGATGGATTCCTGCGTATATGAAACACATGTTTTCTGcccacatgactagtagtcaaaGGGCTGAGATTTCTCATGCATTCTTCAAGAGATATGTATCTGAAAATAATTCATTGTGGGATTTTGTGACATGGTTTGATAGGGCACTTTCAAAGTTACGTCATAATGAGTTGGATATGGATCataaagatcttaatgagaagCCTCCATTGAAAACAGTAGCACCCATGGAGTTGACAATGAGTGAATTGTATACACAGACCATATTTTACAAGTTTCAAGATGAACTACATCAAATTTTGGCGTATGTTATTACAATGACACATGAGGATGAACGCCGTTATTTGTACAATGTTGAGAGGGTGAAGGTGAGTGGTTCAAGGGTTCGTCAAATTTTGGTAGAGAAGTCATCAAAATATGCAAGTTGCAGTTGCAAGATGTTTGAAAGTGACGGAATCCCATGTCGCCACTTGTTGGCGTTCTTCAGTAGAATGCAGATTATAGATCTGCCTAATGAGTACATTTTGCGGAGGTGGACTAAATCGGCGAAAGCTATGAGAGTTGTAGATGACTTGGGTGGGTCCGTCAAAGAAATATGCGACACTTCTTTGTCAGAGAGGCGAAATAATCTCTTCCAACTTGCTTCTAACGTAATTGATGATGCCGTATTAACTGAAGATGGAACTCAAATTTTGGAAGAAGCTTTGTGTTCGGTTCAAAAGAAGTTATGTTCCATGAATCTTGGAAGCGAAGATGGCAAAGCGAGTGCTATCCAAGTGTCTATTTCTCATGAACAAAGTTTCAAAGAACCGCTTAAAGTTAGGGCAAAGGGTTGTGGTAAGAGATTGAAGGGAGGAAAAGAGAAGGCGGTCAAGAAGAGTAGGCGTTGTAACGGTTGTGGGTTAACCGGACAGTCGCATGATAAAAGGAACTGTCCAAAACTTCAGAACAT ATCTTCTCAAGATGTTAGGTTGAatgatgacgacgacgacgacgacgatgacgacaTGGACTTTGTCGATGATTGTAA GATGATAGAATTGAATCTGCTGGAATGTAACTTGGGAGAGACTTGGGAGAGACATGTATTTTGGGGGAGACTTGAGTTTGCTGGAATT CTTTCGTCACTGGGTACTTTTGTCATTTGA